From Candidatus Woesearchaeota archaeon:
TTGTAATCATTCGTATTTTAGGTTTTTCGCTTCGTTTACCTTTAGATCTAATTTTTGTGCAACTTCTTCTCTTTTTGAATTAAGGATAAGCCATATAACGGCGGCGATTATGAGTGAGGATAATAAGTCTTTCGTAACATTATAAATGAATGCAGGTAACCCAATTATGACTGATGTTGTGGCAATTAAAACAGCATTATATTCGTGCAGTAGCTTCCTGTATTCTAAATCAATTACATTCTTGACTATTTCCCAATTCTTATTTCCTCTTTGCATACCATAGACCGCCTATTATCAATGCTACGCCTATAATCACATACCCGAGCTGTACACTAGACTCCTTTTGCACAAAAGATTGCACCAAAATAAGAATTCCAATTAAAAAAATAACTATTCCAACAGTACTTTTTTCCATTTTTTCACCTCCTAATATAAAAAGGCTCTTTCGTCGCTTCTTTCAGTTATCTCCCCGGCAACATTTGTGAGCATCATCTTTTTGATCTCTTCCATGTTTTTCGTATGTGCAAGAATCCAGCCAAGCTTGATGTAAGCAACCTCTGGCAGCATGTCTTCTGCAAAGATGCATTTTAATTTAATAGATAGCATCCTTAAAGCAGAATAAACTAGTGGATGAACTCTGCCGTATAAAGTTTGGGTTGTAATCGCAATTGGAATGTCTTTTTTAATTGCTTTTTCAATATTAGAATATATTTTTTGAGGAACATGGCCAAGCGCAGTTGCAGCCAGAACAATTCCTTTGTATCCTTTATCGAGGTAAAAATCAATTACCTCAGGCTCCATTCCAGGATAAACATAAATCAATGCTGTTTTTTCCTCAAACTTGTCATTAACAGCTGTTTTTTCATTGCTTATTTTCTTATAATTCTTATTTGTTATTTCTATTTTGCCGTTTTCAAACACTTTGGCAATCGGCTCCTCATTTATAGGCCTGAAGGCATCCCTTCTGCTAGTATGCATTTTCCTTACCTTGGTGCCTCTTATCAGCAGGCAATAGTCATCATTCATTGTTCCATGCAAACACGTCATGACTTCTGCAATATCTGATTTTGCAGCAGCTGTTATTGCGCAGCTTAAGTTCATAAAAGCATCTGAGCTTCCTCGGTCAATGCTTCGCTGCGCAGCTGTTATCACAACCGGCTTATTGAGCTTTAAGAAAAAAGACAATGCAGCAGCGGCATAATGCAATGTATCTGTCCCCATTGTCAGGACAACACCGCTAACATTTGAATTAAGCTCTTTGGCAATCTCTTCTGCTATTCTGCTCCATTCTTTATTTGAAATATCTTCGCTCATCACTGACATTATCTTTTTTGCCTTTATGTTTGCTATATT
This genomic window contains:
- the gatD gene encoding Glu-tRNA(Gln) amidotransferase subunit GatD, giving the protein MDPKAGDKVKVTTEDEQLEGILMPRPEILEEGFIVIKLDNGYNIGIEKKKVKKIELIEAYQKPKTAKKELKSNKSLPTVAVLSAGGTISSRIDYKTGGVYADYTAEDFVEMIPELENIANIKAKKIMSVMSEDISNKEWSRIAEEIAKELNSNVSGVVLTMGTDTLHYAAAALSFFLKLNKPVVITAAQRSIDRGSSDAFMNLSCAITAAAKSDIAEVMTCLHGTMNDDYCLLIRGTKVRKMHTSRRDAFRPINEEPIAKVFENGKIEITNKNYKKISNEKTAVNDKFEEKTALIYVYPGMEPEVIDFYLDKGYKGIVLAATALGHVPQKIYSNIEKAIKKDIPIAITTQTLYGRVHPLVYSALRMLSIKLKCIFAEDMLPEVAYIKLGWILAHTKNMEEIKKMMLTNVAGEITERSDERAFLY